CATCAGCGAACCCTCCTCATGCATGTAAGCATATCGTGACCTTTGAATGGAATCAGTGAGTTGCTCAGTGGCACCCATCTACCATGGACTGCATATCCGTTTCAAGAAAAGAATTGTCGGTGAAGGGTCAAGTAACAAGGCGCGTACGAAGGGACAAGCCTCTTGCAACCATCTCATTCCCTTGATACAACACGAACTCTGCACTTTCCTCACGGTACACGGCCAAGGCCCGGCGTGTGAACCGATCGATTCCGCCGCCTCATGGCAACCATGGCCTCGTTATTTTTCCAGCAACCTGCATGTAAGGACATTTGAACATCGATCATGTTTCAATCGTGTCTCACACTTAACGTGTCCCTCTCTTCCATTCTCATGCGATTTTTCATTTTCTCTTTACTTAGCGAAATTTTTTCATAACGTCAATGTATAAAAATTTCCTTCTTATTTCCCCAAACATCTGACCAATGCTTCCCCCAGCCTCACGGCCTGAACCACCGACTCGAACCAGATGGAAAATTCTGCTCCTGCTTCTTCTCATCAGCATCATTACCTATATTGACCGGGTAAACATCTCGGTCGCCGCACGGCAAATGATGCCATCCCTGGGCCTAAGCGAGATGCAAATGGGACCAATTTTTTCGTCCTTTGTGTTGGGATATGCCCTCTTTCAAATACCGGGAGGATGGTTAGGGGATCGCTGGGGAGCTCGACGAGTCCTGACTCTTGCCGTCATTTGGTGGTCTATTTTTACGGGGATGACGGCCATCGCCCCAGCCCTTCCCCTTGCCGATCTCGTAGGAATCATGGGTTCTCTCATGGTGGTTCGATGTCTCATCGGGGTTGGAGAATCTGCAGCACTGCCGAATTTCAATCGAGCTGTCGCCAACTGGCACCCACCCCAAGAACGAGGCCTGGGGATCGGGATCACCATCGGTGGTATTGGAATCGGCTCCGCTCTCACACCGCCTATAACAGCGTGGATCATGGTCAATTACGGGTGGCAAACCGCCTTTTATGCGGCTGGCGGGCTCGGGTTTGCCATCGCCCTTCTCTGGTATTGGTATGCTACCGACTACCCACGCCAGCATCGAGGAGTGAATGAAGCCGAGGCAGTGCTCATCGAAGGTTCCGAAGAACATGACCAATCGACCGATCTGGGGCGGGTTCCATGGAAGGCGATGTTTCAAACCCCGACAGTTTGGTGGCTTGTTCTCAGTTACACCTGCCTGGGCTATGTCGCCTATGTCTATATGTCCTGGTTTTATCTGTACCTTGTGAACGTGCGAAATTTCGATGTATTGCGGGGCGCATTTTTTGCTTCTGCACCATTCCTCACCATGGCTCTATTCTGTCCATTGGGAGGATGGATGACTGACAAGCTCACTCATCGTCGGGGCATAAACTTGGGTCGTTCCATCGTAGGTGGAGCTGGAATGACGCTCGCCGCCCTTTCCATCATCCTCGGAGCTCATATCGAAGCGCCCTACTTGGCCATCGCGATGCTTTCGCTCGGTGCTGGATGGCTCTATTTCACCGTCGGAGCCTTTTGGGCCACAACGATCGATCTTTCCAAGCCCCATGCCGGAACGATCTCTGGCCTGATGAACACAGGAGCTAATTTGGGCGGAACGCTCTCTCCAACACTCACACCCTGGTTGGCGGATCAATTTGGGTGGGAAGCGGCTCTCGGGTTTGCCGCGATGATTGCATGGCTAGGAGGAATCTGTTGGTTCATGATTCGAGCCGGAGAAGGTCTGCATCACTCGCCACCTGCGTCCGTCTGAACGATGAACATGATGGCTTGCTGATCGAAACCAACGCTTGGTACATTCCATGGCATCATGTCCCATTCATCCAACCTGCAATTTCGAAAAAAGAATCCCAAGGCGACGATCTCTACGAAGCTGGGGAAGATTGAGATCCGATTCCTGACAGATGCTGCGCCGCGACATGTCGAAAATTTTATCAATCTTGCCAAGATAAAGTTTTATGATGGCACGACTTTTCACCGCGTCATTCCAGGCTTTTTGATCCAGGGAGGAGATCCCTTGAGCAAAAAATCTGACCGCAGCCTTCATGGAACAGGCAGTCCAGGCTACAGTATTCCTCCGGAAACTAGCGACCATCCGCATAGACGAGGGGCCTTGGCCATGGCCAAAGTGCCTCGCAACGAAGACCGAACTCGTGACGTGAATGATAACGGCTCGCAATTTTTTATTTGCGTTGAGGATTCAGGAAGTCTTGACCGCATGTATACCGTGTTCGGAAAAGTTATCCGGGGAATGAATGTCGTCGATCAAATCGTTGCTGGGCCGAGAGACGATCGGGATAACCCGCTTGACCCGATAAAAATGACGGTAACAGTGGAAGAATAAGAATCTGTACTCCGCCACTTGCAATCGTTTCCACATCTTGATCCTGTGCACGCCCACTTAAGACTCGTGAAGCAAGGCTCAAAAGTCCGGTCCGGTAAGGCGACAAGGCATGGAATACTGTACCGCCTGCACGTGAGCCGTACGCGAGGTGGATGATGAGAGACTGAGAGCACAGAGGGGTTACGGGATTTCCTAAAAGAAGGAGATACTGGCGTAGGTGACCGTCGAATTAAACTGATCCGTGATCCCTCGATCATACCGCAACACTTCCCCTTTTTCAGCTTCGATCAGTTTCATCAGCAAGAAAATCGTGGAAAATCCCATGATGTGACGGGCATCGCCTTCCGTCAGGATAAATTGCGCGAATTCTTCAGGCTTCATTTCCTCAACCTTCTTGAGCATCTCCAAATCGGTTTGCATACACCGGTGGAAAGAAAAATCCGTCGGAGGCTTATTGTCGCCATAACGCAACCCGATATGGGCGAGACTGGCGCTGCCGATCACACAAACATGCTGCCCCGAAGCCGTTATGGCCTCTTTCAAGCTCACTAAAAATGCATCGATGTCCTCAAATAACGGTTTGAGCTCGGCATTCGCCAACACGTCTGGAGGGAACGAACAGAGGACTGGCACGATCGAAACCTGACGCTGACTTCCGATGGCATGCTGAAGGAACGGCAGTTGAAATTCAATGCTATGTTCCTGCTCATGCCGGATATCATCGTCAAAGAACATAGCCCCGCCGTGGGTCCGAACATGATCGAGTATCGGACGATACGACGGAATCACCCCAAGCGGTGTTTCAAAATCCTTGTCCGTCATGGCAATGCCATGCGCCAATTCAGTATGACACGTGCCGATCACCACGAACACATCAGGCGTGACGGCTTCACGCAATTCTTTATAGGCCCACGCATAAATAGGACCAGCCTCTTTCGGTTCGACATTCGGGGCTACGATGGCCTGAATCCTTGCGCCTTGATGTTCAGAAGGTTTCTGCTCCGGACCTTCTTTTGAGTCGAAGAAACTATCGATCTGCTTTCGCAATTGCTCGGGATCGGCTTCATAGCTCTTTCCGGCATATACAGGCTTTCTGACAGGACCTTGCCGGTAGGCCGTAACGGCCGCGGCTTTGGCTTGCTCGAAGCGTTCGCCTTCAAGGAAGAGTTTGTCGTCTAAATCCGTGACCAATTGACTGAGCTTATCCGGCATCAGGAATTCACCATATTTCTTGAGATACTCCGCCCCTAGCTGTTCCAGCGAATGTTCCCCGTCAAAAAATTGGAATAAAAAGAAGAATGGTAACGGAATGACGAGCTTCTCATGGGAAAGTCTCGAGGGATCCCATAAGAGAATATATTGTTCATCCCCCTGTTTGAGGGGAGAAAACTGCAAATTTCGTAATGCAGGATAATGCTTGGGGTCCTTGACTTGCGTGGTCATGATGGATGAATACTCCTTCTCTGGTATGAAACGTGGGAAACGACCAGCCACCGATCAATTCAGGGGCAGTTGAAAAAAGCCGCCAGCGGCGTTCTCGCCATTTTGCCGTGCTCACGTAATGCCAGTACGCTCCGCGCGTCAACATGCCTGTGGCCTTGCTGAACGGACTTTTTTGAACCGCCCCGATGCCACTGATGCATAACGTCGTTCTGACGAAACATGGCCTTTGATAATTTCATTAGGCAACACTCCCATTCAGAATTGATTTGGAATTATACGAAGCCCGCTCTTGGGGCGGCAACCTGGACAGGTTAAAAATCAATGAGAAGAGAAATCGTCCCTCCCACGTCACGCTGTACTTTCCCGCTTCACGTCTCCATACAAATGACACCACACTTGATGAGGAGGCCCGTCCGAATCGATTTGAATCAAAGGTGGTTCGATGTTTTTACACACATCCATTACCTCTGGACATCGTGTATGAAACCGGCAGCCGGTCGGAGGATGGAGCGGCGAAGGGACATCGCCTTGCAACATGATTCGTGTTCGCTGACGAGCAGGATCGGGAATAGGGTTCGCCGACAACAGAGCTTGTGTGTAGGGATGCTTGGGGGCACGAAATAAGTCAGCGACCGGGGCTACTTCGGCTAATTTCCCTAGGTACATCACCGCTATCCGCTGAGCCAGATACTCCACGACATTCAGGTCATGGGTAATGAACAAATACGCGAGTTGAAATTCTTGTTGAAGGTCTTTTAACAGATTGATGATTTGCGCCTGGATTGAGACATCCAGGGCAGAAACGGCCTCATCGCAAACGATAAACTTCGGACGAAGGGCAAGCGCCCTGGCGATACCCACCCGCTGTCGCTGCCCACCGGAAAATTCATGAGGATATCGTGCATGATGCTCCGGACGCAAACCGACCCGCGCCAAAAGTTGCGACACCTTCTCCTGAAGGTCTTTCCCCTTGGCGAGGCCATGGATGATGAGAGGTTCCCCAACGATCGCCCCGACCGTCATCCGTGGATTAAGAGAACTATAGGGATCTTGAAAGATGATCTGCATGTAACGGCGAGCGCGTCGAAGTTCCTTGGCGCTAAACTGGAAAATATTGTTTCCTTCAAAGAGCGCCTGGCCCGCGGTGGGTTCCATGAGACGAAGAATCGTTCGCCCGACCGTCGTTTTCCCGCATCCCGACTCTCCGACCAGCCCAAGGGTTTCACTTGAATGAACATCGAGACTCACATCATCGACGGCTTTCACCCACGATGACACATGGGAAAACACGCCACTGCGAACAGGAAAATACTTTTTGAGACCAGTTACCTCAAGCAAAGGACGACGCGTTTCTATCCTGCCTGACGTATCTGTCATTGTTCTTCGTTTGAACCTGTTGCCTTCAAAGGATGTCCGGCGTACAACCAACAGGATGTTTCATGGCCGGACTCAACGTGCACGAGTGGCGGAGGCTGTTCCGCGCATACGTCAAGAATTTCTGAACAGCGTGTCGAAAAATGACAACCCCTGGGATAGTCCAACGGCGAAGGAACCGTCCCCTGAATCGACTCAAGCCGCTTGGCGCGTTCATTGGGTCGAGGAAGCGAATTCAACAACGCTTTGGTATAGGGATGAGAGGGGTTGCGAAAAAGCTGCTCCACGCTCGCCCGTTCCGCGATTTTACTGGCATACATGACAATGACCTGTCGAGAAAATTGAGCCACCACGCCTAAATTATGGGTAATGAGCAGAATGGCCATCCCCATCTCTTCCTGAAGGTTTTTCAAAAGATCCAGAATTTGAGCTTGAATCGTCACATCCAACGCCGTGGTTGGTTCGTCGGCGATTAAGAGATCGGGCTTACAGGCCAGCGCCATGGCGATCATGACGCGTT
The genomic region above belongs to Nitrospirales bacterium and contains:
- a CDS encoding MFS transporter, which translates into the protein MLPPASRPEPPTRTRWKILLLLLLISIITYIDRVNISVAARQMMPSLGLSEMQMGPIFSSFVLGYALFQIPGGWLGDRWGARRVLTLAVIWWSIFTGMTAIAPALPLADLVGIMGSLMVVRCLIGVGESAALPNFNRAVANWHPPQERGLGIGITIGGIGIGSALTPPITAWIMVNYGWQTAFYAAGGLGFAIALLWYWYATDYPRQHRGVNEAEAVLIEGSEEHDQSTDLGRVPWKAMFQTPTVWWLVLSYTCLGYVAYVYMSWFYLYLVNVRNFDVLRGAFFASAPFLTMALFCPLGGWMTDKLTHRRGINLGRSIVGGAGMTLAALSIILGAHIEAPYLAIAMLSLGAGWLYFTVGAFWATTIDLSKPHAGTISGLMNTGANLGGTLSPTLTPWLADQFGWEAALGFAAMIAWLGGICWFMIRAGEGLHHSPPASV
- a CDS encoding peptidylprolyl isomerase, whose product is MSHSSNLQFRKKNPKATISTKLGKIEIRFLTDAAPRHVENFINLAKIKFYDGTTFHRVIPGFLIQGGDPLSKKSDRSLHGTGSPGYSIPPETSDHPHRRGALAMAKVPRNEDRTRDVNDNGSQFFICVEDSGSLDRMYTVFGKVIRGMNVVDQIVAGPRDDRDNPLDPIKMTVTVEE
- the amrB gene encoding AmmeMemoRadiSam system protein B, with protein sequence MTTQVKDPKHYPALRNLQFSPLKQGDEQYILLWDPSRLSHEKLVIPLPFFFLFQFFDGEHSLEQLGAEYLKKYGEFLMPDKLSQLVTDLDDKLFLEGERFEQAKAAAVTAYRQGPVRKPVYAGKSYEADPEQLRKQIDSFFDSKEGPEQKPSEHQGARIQAIVAPNVEPKEAGPIYAWAYKELREAVTPDVFVVIGTCHTELAHGIAMTDKDFETPLGVIPSYRPILDHVRTHGGAMFFDDDIRHEQEHSIEFQLPFLQHAIGSQRQVSIVPVLCSFPPDVLANAELKPLFEDIDAFLVSLKEAITASGQHVCVIGSASLAHIGLRYGDNKPPTDFSFHRCMQTDLEMLKKVEEMKPEEFAQFILTEGDARHIMGFSTIFLLMKLIEAEKGEVLRYDRGITDQFNSTVTYASISFF
- a CDS encoding dipeptide ABC transporter ATP-binding protein, coding for MTDTSGRIETRRPLLEVTGLKKYFPVRSGVFSHVSSWVKAVDDVSLDVHSSETLGLVGESGCGKTTVGRTILRLMEPTAGQALFEGNNIFQFSAKELRRARRYMQIIFQDPYSSLNPRMTVGAIVGEPLIIHGLAKGKDLQEKVSQLLARVGLRPEHHARYPHEFSGGQRQRVGIARALALRPKFIVCDEAVSALDVSIQAQIINLLKDLQQEFQLAYLFITHDLNVVEYLAQRIAVMYLGKLAEVAPVADLFRAPKHPYTQALLSANPIPDPARQRTRIMLQGDVPSPLHPPTGCRFHTRCPEVMDVCKNIEPPLIQIDSDGPPHQVWCHLYGDVKRESTA
- a CDS encoding ABC transporter ATP-binding protein, which encodes MNDHDSPLLELEHLSTSFFTDKGEIRAVDDVSFSIKAGETLALVGESGCGKSVTAFSIMRLVDKPGKVVGGKIVFKGQNLLELSDPAMRKIRGKSIGMIFQEPMTSLNPVFRIGDQIGETLEIHTDLSRSAIRQEVLRLLERVRIPSPDKRIDQYPHELSGGMKQRVMIAMALACKPDLLIADEPTTALDVTIQAQILDLLKNLQEEMGMAILLITHNLGVVAQFSRQVIVMYASKIAERASVEQLFRNPSHPYTKALLNSLPRPNERAKRLESIQGTVPSPLDYPRGCHFSTRCSEILDVCAEQPPPLVHVESGHETSCWLYAGHPLKATGSNEEQ